One stretch of Natronobacterium texcoconense DNA includes these proteins:
- a CDS encoding b(o/a)3-type cytochrome-c oxidase subunit 1: protein MNSENVYLDDFPSEAKLIHAAFWSSFIALGIGALFGVIQVLHRADVVRFIDSTDYYTVLTIHGVLLAIVFTIFFLVGLFTWAVTTSLDRELKSMRFAWGWYGLMSLGTLLAGITMFAGFTDVIDMSASVLFTFYAPLEAHPLFYVGLVLFVVGTWVAGFDWLRTWWAWRSENPGERIPLPTFMVVTTTIMWYLATLGVAAALLFFILPWTLGIVDGINPTLTRTLFWFFGHPVVYFWLMPAYMMWYIMLPKLSGGKLFSDPLARVVFVLFLILSVPTGIHHQYLDPGISEGFKFIAMTNTMFLLLPSLLTAFTVVASMEHGGRQRGGEGYFGWLKALPWRDPVFTGMALAGLMFAAAGFSGMINAGMNINYLVHNTFWVVGHFHLTVGTAVALTFMAAAYWFVPQVTGKRLWNRSLALVQVLLWFVGMTFMSNAMHRGGLLGIPRRTAEPQYEEFSFEAGVGSVAELDAQVVLGGILLGLSVALFLTIMVATVLGSRNGGVPANGYADTLSGPEDAPLVLDNMKLWTAIAIVLVIFAYTFPILSIVERGGLFGYEISGFPVTIDVAISTAQTVLVDSLPSVGEVIR from the coding sequence ATGAATAGCGAGAACGTCTACCTCGACGACTTCCCGAGTGAAGCGAAGCTGATCCACGCCGCGTTCTGGAGTTCGTTCATCGCGCTCGGTATCGGCGCACTCTTCGGCGTGATCCAGGTACTCCACCGTGCCGACGTGGTCCGGTTTATCGACTCGACGGACTACTACACCGTGCTCACGATCCACGGCGTCTTGCTCGCGATCGTGTTCACGATCTTTTTCCTCGTGGGCCTTTTCACGTGGGCGGTCACGACGAGCCTCGATCGCGAACTGAAGAGCATGCGCTTCGCGTGGGGCTGGTACGGCCTGATGTCGCTCGGGACGCTGCTGGCCGGGATCACGATGTTCGCCGGCTTCACCGACGTCATCGACATGAGCGCGTCCGTGCTCTTTACGTTCTACGCGCCACTCGAGGCTCACCCGCTGTTCTACGTGGGTCTCGTGCTGTTCGTCGTCGGGACGTGGGTTGCCGGCTTCGACTGGCTGCGCACCTGGTGGGCCTGGCGGTCCGAGAACCCCGGTGAACGCATCCCGCTGCCGACGTTCATGGTCGTGACGACGACGATCATGTGGTATCTCGCTACCCTCGGCGTCGCCGCAGCGCTCCTGTTTTTCATCCTCCCCTGGACGCTCGGCATCGTCGACGGGATCAACCCGACGCTGACCCGGACGCTGTTCTGGTTCTTCGGCCACCCGGTCGTCTACTTCTGGCTCATGCCGGCGTACATGATGTGGTACATCATGCTGCCGAAGCTCTCCGGCGGCAAGCTGTTCAGCGATCCGCTCGCCCGCGTCGTGTTCGTCCTCTTCCTGATTCTCTCGGTGCCGACCGGGATCCACCACCAGTATCTGGACCCGGGCATCTCTGAAGGGTTCAAGTTCATCGCGATGACGAACACGATGTTCCTCCTGCTGCCGAGCCTGCTGACCGCGTTTACCGTCGTCGCCAGCATGGAACACGGTGGCCGACAGCGCGGTGGTGAGGGCTACTTCGGCTGGCTCAAGGCACTTCCGTGGCGCGACCCCGTCTTCACCGGGATGGCGCTGGCCGGCCTGATGTTCGCCGCCGCCGGCTTCTCGGGGATGATCAACGCCGGCATGAACATCAACTACCTCGTGCACAACACCTTCTGGGTCGTCGGTCACTTCCACCTGACCGTCGGGACGGCCGTCGCGCTGACGTTCATGGCCGCGGCCTACTGGTTCGTTCCGCAGGTTACCGGCAAGCGACTCTGGAACCGCTCGCTTGCACTCGTCCAGGTCCTGCTGTGGTTCGTCGGGATGACGTTCATGAGCAACGCGATGCACCGCGGCGGACTCCTGGGTATTCCCCGCCGAACCGCAGAACCCCAGTACGAGGAATTCTCCTTCGAGGCTGGCGTCGGCTCCGTCGCCGAACTCGACGCACAGGTCGTTCTCGGCGGCATCCTGCTGGGTCTCTCGGTCGCGCTGTTCCTCACGATCATGGTCGCGACCGTCCTCGGAAGTCGCAATGGCGGCGTTCCTGCCAACGGCTACGCCGATACGCTGTCGGGTCCCGAAGACGCGCCGCTCGTGCTGGACAACATGAAGCTCTGGACGGCCATCGCGATCGTGCTCGTGATCTTCGCGTACACGTTCCCGATCCTGAGCATCGTCGAACGTGGCGGCCTCTTCGGATACGAGATCAGCGGCTTCCCCGTGACCATCGACGTGGCAATCTCGACCGCCCAGACGGTCCTCGTCGACTCGCTTCCGTCCGTCGGTGAGGTGATCCGGTAG
- a CDS encoding cytochrome c oxidase subunit II, translated as MNIHTYEKLWLVAAMVLIVGFIATITYGSVGLGIAMVDDSEDTLDPNEINDHEQFGDPGVVQVGENEYEAYVRAQTWTYNPNTIEVPENSEVTFYVTSPDVIHSFSLVGTNVNTMVIPGEVSSMTVEFDEPREYGVVCNEYCGQYHHDMEGTVEVVPEDEFDMTELSVDAPGEVTSGEEIEVAATVENGMLEDLETTVTADVGGEQFEEDVTVADSETVTFTVDAADLGEGDHDWTVTVDDYEESGQVTVTDGDDGGEDDE; from the coding sequence ATGAACATTCACACCTACGAAAAACTCTGGCTGGTCGCGGCGATGGTCCTGATCGTCGGCTTCATCGCGACGATCACCTACGGCTCCGTCGGCCTCGGAATCGCGATGGTCGACGACAGCGAGGACACCCTCGACCCGAACGAGATCAACGATCACGAACAGTTCGGCGATCCAGGCGTCGTCCAGGTCGGTGAGAACGAGTACGAGGCCTACGTCCGCGCCCAGACCTGGACCTACAACCCGAACACGATCGAGGTGCCCGAAAACAGTGAAGTAACCTTCTATGTCACGAGTCCCGACGTCATTCACAGCTTCAGCCTCGTCGGGACGAACGTCAACACGATGGTCATCCCCGGCGAGGTCTCCTCGATGACCGTCGAGTTCGACGAACCCCGCGAATACGGCGTCGTCTGCAACGAGTACTGTGGCCAGTACCACCACGACATGGAGGGGACCGTCGAAGTCGTCCCCGAAGACGAGTTCGACATGACCGAACTCTCCGTCGATGCACCCGGCGAGGTCACCTCCGGCGAGGAAATCGAGGTCGCTGCCACGGTCGAGAACGGCATGCTCGAGGACCTCGAGACGACCGTCACCGCCGACGTCGGCGGCGAGCAGTTCGAGGAAGACGTGACCGTCGCCGACAGCGAGACGGTGACGTTCACCGTCGACGCCGCCGACCTCGGCGAGGGCGACCACGACTGGACGGTCACCGTCGACGACTACGAGGAGAGCGGCCAGGTGACTGTGACTGACGGCGACGACGGAGGTGAGGACGATGAATAG
- a CDS encoding cytochrome-ba3 oxidase subunit: protein MAFESLTPRRALIVGLLALLPVSWYGLAGSLSAGVVSAINVLIILTCLFIAFTPVEGHHAHGSDGSSS, encoded by the coding sequence ATGGCGTTTGAAAGTCTCACACCGCGTCGAGCGCTCATCGTTGGCCTCCTGGCACTCCTTCCCGTATCGTGGTACGGGCTCGCAGGTTCGTTGAGCGCGGGCGTCGTCTCCGCGATAAACGTCCTGATTATCCTCACCTGTCTGTTCATCGCGTTCACCCCGGTCGAAGGCCATCACGCTCACGGATCGGACGGATCGTCGTCGTAA
- a CDS encoding sulfite exporter TauE/SafE family protein yields the protein MFELEVLAHAHDHGATAMAAENVDLAVFLLVGLLAGAHCLGMCGPLVTTYADRMSKGAESKRRGENRLSLFEVRQHGLFNLGRAASYAAIGGLFGLLGGLAFTSVDVVSSSGNAVRGAMGILVGIAIIASGLYYLRGQAGLPHGLPVVGPLFRWLSGLLASRVDRLAGSPGIVGLGAVHGLLPCPIIYPAYMYAFALGDPIRGALSLGILGLGTIPTLFLYGTLLNSIETSTRVRLHRALGLGFILLGYIPLQHGLMLYGIPLPHPPLPFYQPL from the coding sequence ATGTTCGAACTCGAGGTACTCGCACACGCCCACGACCATGGAGCGACGGCGATGGCCGCCGAGAACGTCGACCTCGCGGTGTTCCTGCTCGTCGGCCTGCTTGCGGGCGCACACTGTCTGGGAATGTGTGGCCCACTCGTAACGACGTACGCCGATCGAATGAGCAAGGGAGCCGAATCGAAACGCAGGGGCGAGAACCGCCTCTCCCTGTTCGAGGTCCGCCAGCACGGACTGTTCAACCTCGGTCGTGCAGCGAGTTACGCGGCGATCGGCGGCCTGTTCGGTCTCCTCGGTGGCCTGGCGTTTACCTCGGTCGACGTCGTCTCGAGCAGCGGGAACGCTGTCAGGGGAGCGATGGGAATCCTCGTCGGAATCGCGATCATCGCGAGCGGACTGTACTACCTCCGTGGCCAGGCCGGTCTCCCACACGGACTTCCCGTCGTCGGCCCCCTCTTCCGCTGGCTCTCGGGACTGCTCGCGAGTCGGGTCGATCGACTCGCCGGTTCGCCAGGGATCGTCGGGCTGGGAGCGGTCCACGGGCTGCTCCCGTGTCCGATCATCTACCCGGCGTACATGTACGCCTTCGCGCTCGGCGATCCGATCCGCGGCGCGCTTTCGCTCGGGATCCTCGGACTCGGGACGATTCCGACGCTGTTTCTCTACGGAACGTTGCTGAACTCGATCGAAACGTCGACTCGAGTTCGGCTCCACCGGGCCCTCGGCCTCGGGTTCATCCTGCTCGGCTACATCCCCTTGCAACACGGCCTGATGCTGTACGGCATCCCCCTCCCGCATCCGCCGTTGCCGTTCTACCAGCCGCTGTAA
- a CDS encoding heavy metal translocating P-type ATPase, with amino-acid sequence MTDHPSLPDPDATTNSDATVVNDDESGACSLCSLPTADNPVTAPDVDGTFCCQGCLEVSRTVDAVDDVDADEVQGRLDESDATDLDDLEGEDAYLAVEGMHCSTCEAFLETTAESEAGVLGAQASYATETVRLVYDSDRLAEDDLPEVVSGYGYTARDRATDESESSGDQALVKFLIGGGLFGMMVMVWYAVFLYPTYFGYEPVADFGSYDGYYVSVNIWLMTSFVLFYTGYPILRGAYVSLRAGMPNMDLLVTTAAVGAYAYSTLAMVLGRTDLYFDVSVAVVLVVTAGTYYEERIKRRATNLLSDLTEQQVDEARLEDGETVSLEMVEPGDRLLVRPGERIPLDGELLEGEAAVDESLVTGESLPVEKEPGDPVRGGTVVTDTPVVIEVGEDAESTLDRLVSLLWSIQSSRPGVQRLADKLATIFVPLVLVLATAATVILLATGSPLSTALLVGLTVVIVSCPCALGLATPLAIASGVQAAAKRGIVVAAETLFEEAPDVDVVVLDKTGTLTTGTMTVTAIHAGGDENALLRRAGAVERLSEHPIAAAVADAAVERNDENADLETSVETFERDSRGVSGVVDGDRVVVGHPDYLRESGLTIPDALEPRIDDARAAGDVPVVVGWDGRARGVIVVGDSPREEWKSAVDALAEDREVVVLTGDEGAAADRFRAVDGVSEVFAGVPPEAKAETVRRLRARGTVAMVGDGSNDAPALAAADVGIAMGSGTKLATDAADAVIVGDDLESVTETFEIAGGTNSRIRQNLGWAFFYNAVAIPLAITGLLNPLFAALAMATSSLLVVINSARSIR; translated from the coding sequence ATGACGGACCACCCCTCACTCCCCGACCCGGACGCCACCACCAATAGCGACGCGACCGTAGTGAACGACGACGAATCGGGCGCGTGCAGCCTCTGTTCGCTCCCAACGGCGGACAACCCCGTTACCGCTCCCGACGTCGACGGCACCTTCTGTTGTCAGGGGTGTCTCGAGGTCTCCCGAACGGTCGACGCTGTCGACGACGTCGACGCCGACGAGGTCCAGGGTCGACTCGACGAGTCCGACGCCACCGACCTCGACGATCTCGAGGGCGAGGACGCTTACCTCGCGGTCGAGGGGATGCACTGTTCGACCTGCGAGGCCTTTCTCGAGACGACGGCAGAATCCGAAGCCGGCGTCCTCGGCGCACAGGCAAGCTACGCGACCGAAACCGTGCGACTTGTGTACGATTCGGATCGGCTCGCGGAAGACGACCTGCCGGAGGTCGTCTCGGGATACGGCTACACCGCACGGGATCGTGCGACCGACGAGAGCGAGTCGAGCGGCGACCAGGCGCTCGTGAAGTTCCTGATCGGCGGCGGCCTGTTCGGGATGATGGTGATGGTATGGTATGCCGTCTTCCTCTATCCGACCTACTTCGGCTACGAACCGGTTGCCGACTTCGGGAGTTACGACGGCTACTACGTCTCGGTGAACATCTGGCTGATGACCTCGTTCGTCCTTTTCTACACGGGGTATCCGATCCTTCGGGGTGCATACGTCAGCCTGCGAGCGGGGATGCCGAACATGGACTTGCTCGTGACGACGGCCGCCGTCGGTGCCTACGCCTACAGCACGCTCGCGATGGTGCTCGGCCGGACCGACCTCTACTTCGACGTCAGCGTCGCCGTCGTTCTCGTCGTCACTGCTGGCACGTATTACGAAGAGCGGATCAAACGCCGCGCCACGAACCTCCTCTCGGACCTGACCGAACAGCAGGTCGACGAAGCGCGTCTCGAGGACGGCGAGACGGTTTCGCTCGAGATGGTCGAACCTGGGGATCGACTGCTCGTGCGGCCAGGAGAGCGGATCCCGCTGGACGGCGAACTGCTCGAGGGGGAAGCCGCCGTCGACGAGTCGCTGGTGACGGGCGAATCCCTGCCGGTCGAGAAGGAACCGGGCGACCCCGTCCGCGGCGGCACCGTCGTCACCGACACGCCGGTCGTGATCGAGGTCGGCGAGGACGCCGAGAGCACCCTCGATCGACTCGTCTCCTTGCTGTGGTCGATCCAGAGTTCCCGGCCGGGCGTCCAGCGACTCGCGGACAAACTGGCGACGATCTTCGTGCCGCTCGTACTCGTGCTGGCGACGGCTGCGACCGTGATTTTACTCGCGACTGGCTCCCCTCTCTCGACGGCCCTGCTCGTCGGACTGACAGTCGTGATCGTCTCCTGTCCCTGCGCGCTGGGGCTGGCGACGCCGCTTGCGATCGCCTCGGGCGTCCAGGCAGCCGCGAAACGCGGGATCGTCGTCGCCGCGGAGACGCTCTTCGAGGAAGCACCCGACGTGGACGTCGTCGTCCTCGACAAGACCGGGACGCTCACGACGGGGACGATGACCGTCACAGCGATTCACGCAGGGGGAGACGAGAACGCCCTGCTCCGGCGGGCCGGTGCCGTCGAACGACTCTCGGAGCACCCGATCGCAGCGGCGGTCGCGGACGCAGCCGTCGAGAGAAACGACGAGAACGCCGACCTCGAGACCAGCGTCGAAACGTTCGAACGCGACTCGCGCGGCGTCAGCGGCGTCGTCGACGGTGACCGCGTCGTCGTCGGCCACCCGGACTACCTCCGCGAGTCCGGACTGACGATTCCGGACGCGCTCGAGCCCCGGATCGACGACGCTCGAGCGGCCGGCGACGTCCCGGTCGTCGTCGGCTGGGACGGGCGGGCCCGCGGCGTGATCGTCGTGGGCGACTCCCCGCGCGAAGAGTGGAAATCGGCGGTCGACGCGCTGGCCGAGGACCGCGAGGTCGTCGTCCTCACGGGCGACGAAGGGGCTGCAGCAGATCGGTTCCGTGCCGTCGACGGCGTGAGCGAGGTCTTCGCCGGCGTTCCACCCGAAGCGAAGGCCGAGACGGTCAGACGACTCCGTGCTCGCGGCACCGTCGCGATGGTCGGCGACGGGAGCAACGACGCCCCTGCGCTCGCGGCGGCGGACGTCGGAATCGCGATGGGCAGCGGGACGAAACTCGCGACCGATGCGGCCGACGCCGTCATCGTCGGCGACGACCTCGAGTCAGTCACCGAGACGTTCGAGATCGCCGGTGGGACCAACAGCCGGATCCGACAGAACCTCGGCTGGGCCTTCTTCTACAACGCGGTCGCGATCCCACTCGCGATCACTGGACTGTTGAACCCGCTGTTCGCGGCACTCGCGATGGCGACGAGCAGCCTGCTGGTCGTGATCAACTCCGCACGATCGATCCGGTAA
- a CDS encoding CDGSH iron-sulfur domain-containing protein, whose translation MTRLVELEESGPRKLDPSDIDDENGDVAVCQCGLSESFPFCDGSHRRTRDEADDETYVYEDGERKVVERVVTADERPEE comes from the coding sequence ATGACGCGACTCGTCGAACTCGAGGAGAGTGGCCCGCGGAAACTCGACCCGTCCGATATCGACGACGAGAACGGTGACGTCGCGGTCTGTCAGTGTGGCCTCTCCGAGTCGTTCCCGTTCTGTGACGGCAGTCACCGCCGAACCCGAGACGAAGCCGACGACGAGACCTACGTCTACGAGGACGGCGAACGGAAGGTCGTCGAGCGGGTCGTCACCGCCGACGAGAGGCCAGAGGAGTAG
- a CDS encoding DUF7521 family protein yields the protein MSPYAEAPTAIALAVVKTLILLVGSLITFFAFKAYRRTRQRSLGLLAVGFGFVTLGLVLAGMLYELLDVPLMTGIFLESLLMLAGFLVIAYSLYVS from the coding sequence ATGAGTCCGTACGCCGAGGCGCCGACCGCGATCGCACTCGCCGTCGTCAAGACGCTCATACTGCTCGTCGGTAGCCTCATCACGTTCTTCGCGTTCAAGGCTTATCGTCGAACCCGACAGCGATCGCTCGGCTTGCTCGCGGTCGGCTTCGGGTTCGTCACCCTCGGGCTGGTACTCGCCGGAATGCTGTACGAACTGCTCGACGTCCCGCTGATGACCGGGATCTTCCTCGAGAGTCTCCTGATGCTCGCCGGCTTTCTCGTGATCGCGTACTCGCTGTACGTCAGTTGA
- a CDS encoding YqjF family protein — MLGSLNMGWRHVLFANWPVDPDVVQARLPDALEVDTHDGRAWLSVVPFTNVDVRPKRAPSGVGLPLPELNLRTYVTYEGRPGVYFFSLDAQGVLAVLGARAFHHLPYYYARIALEVVGYRVRFESRRRHPGARPLRFDSTYGPTGDRYHADAGSLEFFLTARDRYYTESPSGELRYAVVEHEPWPLYDATAEIEPDEVFRANGFATPESEPRYLYSPGVETVASESKRLEP; from the coding sequence ATGCTTGGTTCCCTCAACATGGGCTGGCGGCACGTCCTCTTCGCCAACTGGCCGGTCGACCCCGACGTCGTGCAGGCACGTCTCCCCGACGCCCTCGAGGTCGACACCCACGACGGACGGGCGTGGCTCTCGGTGGTTCCGTTCACGAACGTCGACGTTCGGCCGAAACGCGCTCCGTCCGGCGTGGGACTACCGCTGCCAGAACTCAACCTCCGGACGTACGTTACCTACGAGGGTAGGCCGGGCGTCTACTTCTTCAGCCTCGATGCACAGGGGGTGCTGGCCGTACTCGGCGCTCGAGCGTTCCATCACTTGCCGTACTACTACGCGCGGATCGCGCTCGAGGTCGTCGGTTACCGTGTCAGGTTCGAGAGTCGCCGTCGTCATCCCGGTGCGAGACCCCTCCGGTTCGATTCGACGTACGGACCGACTGGCGACCGGTATCACGCCGATGCGGGATCGCTCGAGTTCTTCCTTACGGCTCGAGACCGGTACTACACGGAATCGCCGAGCGGCGAGCTCCGGTACGCCGTCGTCGAGCACGAGCCGTGGCCGCTGTACGACGCGACTGCCGAAATCGAACCCGACGAGGTTTTTCGGGCCAACGGGTTCGCGACGCCGGAGAGCGAACCGCGATACCTCTACAGCCCTGGGGTCGAGACGGTCGCGTCCGAAAGCAAACGCCTCGAGCCGTGA
- a CDS encoding DUF7114 family protein: protein MEKADTCRRAASEAVADVEPPRLYDLIESVLERASMVPAVLTLESAAAVAPETTGGTSANVNSSLEESTGDAPAVSADGKTAERRETDDVDGVVSHAAGVQLIYEGLRLTRTLAHDEPWRDDDHDEANVEPDLEILAADILVARGFYLLARTDAAGKAVRTVRAFGRDQTRRDTIVGEGSDQSARATEIDANLERDVLELAVRTGAAAAGETPTPRLLAAADEIADAAGTSFPAAEDCLAGFDRSPSEQSLEDHTTDRATSATDP, encoded by the coding sequence ATGGAGAAGGCCGACACCTGTCGGCGTGCCGCTTCCGAGGCCGTCGCGGACGTTGAACCACCGCGGTTGTACGACCTGATCGAGTCCGTTCTCGAGCGGGCATCGATGGTTCCCGCCGTGTTGACCCTCGAGAGCGCCGCTGCCGTCGCTCCGGAGACTACCGGCGGCACCAGCGCGAACGTGAACTCCTCACTCGAGGAATCGACGGGCGACGCACCCGCAGTTTCCGCCGACGGGAAGACGGCCGAACGCCGCGAAACCGACGACGTCGATGGCGTGGTCTCCCACGCCGCAGGCGTCCAGCTCATCTACGAAGGGCTCCGACTCACACGCACGCTCGCCCATGACGAACCCTGGCGGGACGACGACCACGACGAGGCAAACGTCGAACCCGACCTCGAGATCCTCGCAGCCGACATCCTCGTGGCACGCGGGTTCTACCTGCTCGCACGCACCGACGCGGCCGGGAAAGCGGTCCGAACCGTCCGGGCCTTCGGCCGGGATCAGACGAGACGCGATACGATCGTCGGCGAGGGCAGCGACCAGTCCGCTCGAGCCACAGAGATCGACGCCAACCTGGAACGGGACGTCCTCGAACTGGCCGTCCGCACCGGTGCGGCCGCGGCCGGCGAAACGCCGACACCACGGCTGCTCGCAGCCGCCGACGAGATCGCCGACGCCGCCGGCACGTCGTTTCCCGCCGCCGAGGACTGTCTCGCCGGATTCGACCGTTCGCCGTCCGAGCAGTCGCTCGAGGATCACACGACCGATCGAGCGACGTCGGCGACGGATCCGTGA
- a CDS encoding enoyl-CoA hydratase/isomerase family protein, with protein sequence MIEVESDTDRSIRTVTLARPEARNALTIDALEELEAAIDDVEEPVVYLRGAGPAFCAGADLETVSDLDGDEERAEAFARLGQRVARTIEDTPAIVVAGIDGAARGGGLELALACDVRVGTPDSTYGEPGVSFGLFGAWGGTVRLPRIVGEGDALELALTGRSIDAETALRMGLISRIESNPRTVAEEIAANADDTLTVLKRRLRDDAGRTTQEEREAEAFVDLVAAHADDVDALLE encoded by the coding sequence ATGATCGAGGTCGAATCCGACACCGACCGATCGATACGTACCGTCACGCTCGCCCGTCCGGAGGCCAGAAACGCCCTGACGATCGATGCTCTCGAGGAACTCGAGGCGGCGATCGACGACGTCGAGGAACCCGTCGTCTACCTCCGTGGGGCAGGCCCGGCGTTCTGTGCGGGTGCCGACCTCGAGACAGTGAGCGACCTGGACGGAGACGAGGAGCGAGCCGAGGCGTTCGCCCGACTCGGCCAGCGAGTCGCCCGGACGATCGAGGACACGCCAGCCATCGTCGTTGCGGGAATCGACGGCGCAGCGCGAGGTGGCGGACTCGAACTCGCACTCGCCTGTGACGTCCGCGTCGGGACGCCCGACTCGACCTACGGCGAACCCGGCGTCAGTTTCGGTCTGTTCGGTGCCTGGGGTGGGACCGTCCGACTTCCCCGTATCGTCGGCGAGGGTGACGCGCTCGAACTGGCGCTCACCGGGCGGAGTATCGACGCCGAGACGGCGCTCCGGATGGGGCTGATCTCGCGGATCGAGTCGAACCCGCGGACGGTCGCGGAAGAGATTGCAGCCAACGCCGACGATACGCTGACCGTCCTGAAGCGACGGCTCCGGGACGACGCGGGCCGGACGACCCAGGAGGAACGCGAGGCGGAGGCGTTCGTCGACCTCGTCGCGGCTCACGCCGACGACGTCGACGCTCTCCTCGAGTGA
- a CDS encoding GNAT family N-acetyltransferase translates to MPDSTFLPGDRVDLRPIEEDDLEFLRDAINDPQVWRPIGGSHPLNLEQEREFFENVVCGDDGVHLLITADDSPVGTIGLREIDWESGTAEVGYWIEPDEHGQGYGSEAAELVVGYAFDQLGLHRIRAHVFEFNDASQRLLESIGFTREGTERESQFIDGEYWDTYWYGLLEDEWRADES, encoded by the coding sequence ATGCCCGATTCGACGTTTCTCCCCGGCGACCGCGTCGACCTCCGACCGATCGAGGAAGACGACCTCGAGTTCCTCCGGGACGCGATCAACGATCCACAGGTCTGGCGGCCGATCGGCGGTTCGCACCCGCTGAACCTCGAGCAGGAACGGGAGTTCTTCGAGAACGTCGTCTGTGGCGACGACGGCGTTCACTTGCTGATCACCGCCGACGACTCGCCCGTGGGGACGATCGGACTCCGCGAGATCGACTGGGAGTCCGGCACGGCCGAGGTCGGCTACTGGATCGAGCCCGACGAACACGGCCAGGGCTACGGCTCCGAAGCCGCGGAGCTGGTCGTCGGATACGCTTTCGACCAGCTCGGTCTCCATCGTATCAGAGCCCACGTCTTCGAGTTCAACGACGCCTCGCAGCGGCTCCTCGAGTCGATCGGTTTCACCAGGGAAGGCACCGAGCGAGAGTCGCAGTTCATCGACGGCGAATACTGGGATACCTACTGGTACGGACTGCTCGAGGACGAGTGGCGAGCGGACGAATCGTAG
- a CDS encoding NAD+ synthase: MIDLRFSEAELDRRHDHITSFIQERVDAAGTDGAVLGLSGGIDSTLTAHLAVEALGAENVHGLVLPARVSGDDNMSDAERVAQDLEMSYDVIEIEPIVDSLLEAYPDAEGDHVAVGNARARVRAVLNYLVANHEDRLVLGTGNRSEAAVGYFTKYGDGAVDCHPIGNLYKAQVRQLARHVGVPEELAAKTATAELWADQTDEEEMGVSYETLDSILATHVDGPLSVAATARELGIDEETVEKVRGMYERSEHKRTVPPAPEQLD, translated from the coding sequence ATGATCGACCTTCGGTTCTCGGAGGCGGAACTGGATCGGCGACACGACCACATTACCTCGTTCATTCAGGAACGAGTCGACGCCGCAGGCACTGACGGAGCCGTTCTCGGTCTCTCTGGTGGCATCGACAGCACGCTCACCGCTCATCTGGCCGTCGAAGCACTCGGTGCCGAGAACGTCCACGGGCTCGTTCTCCCGGCCCGTGTCAGCGGCGACGACAACATGAGCGACGCCGAGCGAGTCGCACAGGACCTCGAGATGAGCTACGACGTCATCGAGATCGAACCGATCGTCGACTCGTTGCTCGAGGCCTACCCTGACGCCGAGGGCGACCACGTTGCCGTTGGCAATGCTCGAGCACGTGTGCGTGCCGTCCTGAACTACCTCGTCGCGAACCACGAGGACCGACTCGTCCTGGGGACCGGCAATCGCAGCGAGGCAGCGGTCGGTTACTTCACGAAGTACGGCGACGGCGCGGTCGACTGTCATCCGATCGGGAACCTCTACAAGGCACAGGTCCGCCAACTCGCGCGCCACGTCGGTGTTCCCGAGGAACTGGCAGCCAAGACCGCCACGGCGGAGCTGTGGGCCGACCAGACCGACGAGGAGGAGATGGGGGTTAGCTACGAGACACTCGACTCGATCCTCGCGACCCACGTCGACGGCCCGCTGTCGGTCGCTGCAACCGCTCGAGAACTCGGCATCGACGAGGAGACGGTCGAGAAGGTCCGCGGCATGTACGAGCGCAGCGAACACAAGCGGACGGTTCCGCCGGCGCCAGAGCAGCTGGACTGA